A region of the Cucurbita pepo subsp. pepo cultivar mu-cu-16 chromosome LG14, ASM280686v2, whole genome shotgun sequence genome:
aactctctctctctctctctctctatctctacTTTTTCCTTCGCCATTAAGTCTTCACCTTCACCTTCTTCATCCGTTTTCCTCTTCTCTGCAACTCCATTTCCCTCCACTTCGgccaagaacaagaacctCTTTCTTCATCCTTCTTCAATGGCGGAATCGGACGTTCCCGCCAAACCTCCAAATCTGCCGCCAAGGAAAGATCAGGCTACTCCAAGTAAGTTCAATAGCCATATCttgtataaaattttaatggcgATTTTCTTTCTAGTGATTCTCCCTCTAGTCCCTTCCCAAGCCCCTGAGTTTGTTAATCAAACTTTACTCACTAGAACTTGGGAGCTTCTGCACCTTCTTTTCGTCGGAATCGCTGTTTCTTACGGCCTTTTTAGCCGGAGAAATGATGAGAAAGAGGATGAAATTAATGGCTCTAATTTTGATAATGTTCAGTCTTATGTTTCTGGTTTGCTTCATGTTTCGTCTGTTTTTGATGATGAGGCTGAAACTCCATCTGCTAATGATGAATCCGTGTCTTTGTCTGATGGAAATAAGGTCCAAACATGGAGTAATAGGTATTTTAGGAATGAGTCTGTGGTTGTTGCTGAAGAGAGTCCTGTTGTTAATGAGCAGAGAGTTAGGAGTGAGAAGCCTCTGCTTCTTCCTGTTCGTAGCTTGAATTCTCAAGTTGTTGTAGACGATGAGTCTAGAACTGTTTCTGGATCTACGTCCAGAGTGAGTTCGAGAAGATTATTGAGCGATTCGAAGAGGAGTTCGAATGGGGAGTTTGGGAGAGTGAATCTTGAAGGAATTGAGGATAATTTGAACGAAAATGTCGTTCTTCCATCCCCGGTTCCATGGCGATCGAGATCGGGGAGGACGGAGGTGCAAGAAGAAGCTGATAATCCCCCCGTGTATTCCCCTGCTGTTCCCATGGAGGAATCTGAATCGAATTGGATCGATTCTAGGTCTTCTAGGCCTCAAACTTCAAGGTCCTCCGAAGCCAGTGCCATTAAGCTatctccttctcctcctccatctCCGTCTCCAAGGAAGCCATCTCCTTCGCCCAATGCATTGCCAGAATTAAAGGCCAAGAGTGCTGAGGATTTGGTAAGGAAGAAGAGCTTCTACCGGTCTcctccgcctccgcctccgccgccTCCTCCACCCCCGCCACATGTTCGAAGAATTGCCTCAATGAAACCAAGCTCTTGGTTGAACGACAATGATGTACCTCATCAAAAGGATTTGAAGAGAAGCGTCACTACTAGCAAGCCCAGAAGATCAATTCGTGATACAGGAGATTACATTGATATGGTGATGAGTACTAACTCAAGTGCTGAAGCACCGCCAAGAAATTATGATGATAGTCTATCAATGGggaaatctattagaaaaatcAGACATGGAGAAGTTGCGAATGAGCCACCAAGAAGGGGGAGAGAATTTGGTGGAAATGATCAGTTGAAGGGGAAGATGATAGATCAGAACGCCCATGTCCAAGCTTTTGAAGAAAACCCCATTGAGTTTCCAGAtgacaataaaaaagaactGGTTGAAAAGCTCGGCATGGAGaccgacgacgacgacgacgacatGGAAAGCGAGGAAGAAGACAATAACATGGTGGGGAAGTTTATTAGGGAAGACAATGGAGAACCTTTTAATGTGAACCGTAGAGACAACGAAAGAAGTTCAAGTAATGAAGAAGCAGGAGGCTCTAGCAATCTGAGCAATGATGGAGGACCAGATGTAGATAAGAAGGCTGATGAGTTCATTGCCAAATTCAGAGAGCAAATCAGGCTTCAAAGGATTGAATCAATCAAACGATCAACTGGACAAATTCGTAGAAACACTTCAAAGCAAACTTGAAGTTGAAGGAATACATCTAACCCTTCTTCAGTAAgttcatcaaaatttgaactcCAGATCATTCAACTGACATtacatgattttcttctttgatcaTCAAGTTCAATTCCAGGTAAGTGTTTCATCTTCTCCAAATATGAAAGATTCTATATTTCATCAGGCATCTTCCCATTAGTGTTTGTTGATCTGCAGCTGAAACAACTTTAGTTATATGAATTAGATAGACTTGGTTGTTTCACTTCATCACAtatttctttctatatatttGGATATAGAACTTTTAGCACAACTTTTA
Encoded here:
- the LOC111810105 gene encoding leiomodin-2; translation: MAESDVPAKPPNLPPRKDQATPSKFNSHILYKILMAIFFLVILPLVPSQAPEFVNQTLLTRTWELLHLLFVGIAVSYGLFSRRNDEKEDEINGSNFDNVQSYVSGLLHVSSVFDDEAETPSANDESVSLSDGNKVQTWSNRYFRNESVVVAEESPVVNEQRVRSEKPLLLPVRSLNSQVVVDDESRTVSGSTSRVSSRRLLSDSKRSSNGEFGRVNLEGIEDNLNENVVLPSPVPWRSRSGRTEVQEEADNPPVYSPAVPMEESESNWIDSRSSRPQTSRSSEASAIKLSPSPPPSPSPRKPSPSPNALPELKAKSAEDLVRKKSFYRSPPPPPPPPPPPPPHVRRIASMKPSSWLNDNDVPHQKDLKRSVTTSKPRRSIRDTGDYIDMVMSTNSSAEAPPRNYDDSLSMGKSIRKIRHGEVANEPPRRGREFGGNDQLKGKMIDQNAHVQAFEENPIEFPDDNKKELVEKLGMETDDDDDDMESEEEDNNMVGKFIREDNGEPFNVNRRDNERSSSNEEAGGSSNLSNDGGPDVDKKADEFIAKFREQIRLQRIESIKRSTGQIRRNTSKQT